The following are encoded together in the Blastocatellia bacterium genome:
- a CDS encoding SWIM zinc finger family protein has protein sequence MWGWYRRNSSGPRPAKDGIKTKKQRGTIGETWWSKRFLDVLHSFNIGARLDRGRNYAHRGQVLNISIEAGLVSAKVQGSRATPYKITIKLKVLSKKEWEQVEKALVERAIFLASLLAGDMPKDIEEAFTEVKLSLFPSRVSDLKTACSCPDSSNPCKHIAAVYYILAEQFDEDPFLLFTWRGRTKEELIERLRLLRGVNVGSISSADKAEEQAISTTNMPEVPILSLNDSLSNFWQARASFSELSFQPEKPSIPDAIIRQLEPLNLAIAEQSLEKIFSEIYRNLSEKAFEKAFDK, from the coding sequence ATGTGGGGTTGGTATAGAAGAAACTCCTCTGGGCCGCGTCCAGCTAAAGATGGAATTAAAACCAAAAAGCAAAGAGGGACAATAGGAGAAACCTGGTGGTCAAAAAGATTTTTAGACGTTTTGCATTCATTTAACATAGGAGCAAGACTAGATAGAGGTCGTAACTATGCTCATAGAGGACAAGTTCTAAACATCAGTATAGAAGCAGGCTTAGTAAGTGCTAAAGTGCAAGGCTCACGCGCAACTCCTTATAAAATCACAATAAAACTAAAAGTCTTATCTAAAAAAGAATGGGAACAAGTAGAAAAAGCTTTGGTGGAAAGAGCAATATTTCTAGCAAGCTTACTAGCAGGAGATATGCCTAAAGATATTGAAGAGGCATTTACAGAAGTAAAACTATCATTATTTCCAAGCAGAGTATCGGATCTTAAGACAGCCTGTAGTTGTCCAGATTCGTCAAACCCTTGTAAGCACATAGCAGCAGTCTACTATATTTTGGCAGAACAGTTTGATGAAGACCCGTTTTTACTTTTTACATGGAGAGGTCGCACTAAAGAAGAGTTAATTGAAAGACTAAGATTGCTTAGAGGAGTTAATGTTGGTAGTATTTCTAGTGCTGATAAAGCTGAAGAACAAGCTATTTCAACTACAAATATGCCCGAAGTGCCTATACTAAGCCTAAATGATAGTTTGAGCAATTTTTGGCAAGCCAGAGCAAGCTTTTCAGAGCTTTCTTTTCAACCAGAAAAACCTTCTATACCAGATGCAATAATACGACAACTAGAGCCATTAAACTTAGCTATTGCAGAACAAAGTCTAGAAAAAATATTCTCAGAAATCTATAGAAATTTATCAGAAAAAGCTTTTGAAAAAGCTTTCGATAAATAA
- a CDS encoding NAD(P)-dependent oxidoreductase, translating into MKCVITGANGFLGQVLTTNMLEKGHRVLGLVRREEAKKTITELGAEVEQADLFDKEKLSEILKNYKPDTIFHLAAEIATQRNKDLIYRVNVEGTKLLAQACRGINISSFIYASSVVIGNPKGELIDENSQLTATTTYGKSKQEAEKLLLNEMKQHNLPIVILRPSHVYGYGGWYKELVGEMLKARFMIPGNGNNWWDVVHVDDVANAFALAAERVVKGEIFHIVDDQPVLMKDFFAITAKSLNLKNLGIYQHLLLH; encoded by the coding sequence ATGAAATGTGTAATTACAGGAGCAAATGGTTTTCTAGGACAAGTATTAACTACAAATATGCTAGAAAAAGGACATAGGGTTTTAGGTTTAGTTCGTAGAGAAGAAGCAAAAAAGACAATTACTGAACTTGGTGCAGAAGTTGAACAAGCAGATTTGTTTGATAAAGAAAAACTTAGCGAAATACTAAAAAACTATAAACCGGACACAATATTTCATCTTGCGGCTGAAATTGCTACACAAAGAAACAAAGATTTAATTTATCGGGTTAACGTTGAAGGAACTAAATTATTGGCACAAGCTTGTAGAGGGATAAATATAAGTTCATTTATTTATGCTAGTTCCGTAGTTATAGGCAATCCTAAAGGGGAACTTATTGATGAAAACAGTCAGTTAACTGCTACTACTACTTACGGTAAATCAAAACAAGAAGCAGAAAAGCTACTATTAAATGAAATGAAACAACATAATTTACCAATAGTTATTTTAAGACCATCTCATGTTTATGGCTATGGTGGATGGTATAAAGAATTAGTTGGGGAAATGTTAAAAGCTAGATTTATGATTCCAGGAAATGGTAATAACTGGTGGGATGTTGTACATGTTGATGATGTAGCAAATGCTTTTGCTTTAGCGGCTGAAAGAGTTGTAAAAGGTGAAATCTTTCATATTGTTGATGACCAACCTGTTTTAATGAAAGATTTTTTTGCTATCACAGCTAAATCTCTTAACTTAAAAAACCTTGGCATATACCAACATTTATTGCTTCATTAG